The proteins below come from a single Leptotrichia sp. oral taxon 223 genomic window:
- a CDS encoding ribose ABC transporter permease gives MYKLKEKILKNKSLIGLIIFSILISIVNPRFLTRLNLLNVFRQTSINAIIAVGMTLVILTGGIDLSVGSILALTGAIGALLLQNKLPGIAVILIIIALGGIFGFFNGIVVSKLKLQPFIITLVTMTVLRGFTLVTTNGKPIKIAENSKIFESIGNGYVLGIPIPVILMIIIYLIMGYILKNMRFGRYIYAIGGNEEATKLSGINTVKFKTMAYILSGVFSAIAGIIIASRLSSAQPTAGDGYELDAIAAVVLGGTSLSGGIGTVGGTLIGALIIGVLSNALNLLNVTAYYQMIIKGLVIFIAVIIDMKSNKK, from the coding sequence ATGTATAAGTTAAAGGAAAAAATATTAAAAAATAAATCTCTAATAGGATTAATAATATTTTCAATTTTAATCAGTATTGTAAATCCGAGATTTTTAACAAGATTAAATTTACTGAATGTCTTTAGACAGACTTCTATAAATGCAATTATAGCAGTAGGTATGACATTAGTAATATTGACAGGAGGAATAGATCTTTCAGTAGGATCTATACTGGCATTAACAGGAGCCATTGGAGCTCTGCTTCTTCAAAATAAACTTCCAGGAATTGCAGTTATTCTGATCATAATAGCCTTAGGAGGAATTTTTGGATTTTTCAACGGAATAGTGGTATCAAAATTAAAATTACAGCCTTTTATTATTACGCTAGTGACAATGACTGTTCTTAGAGGATTTACATTGGTAACAACTAATGGGAAGCCTATAAAAATAGCAGAAAATTCAAAAATATTTGAAAGCATAGGAAACGGATATGTTTTAGGAATTCCTATTCCTGTAATATTGATGATAATAATATATCTGATAATGGGCTATATATTGAAAAATATGCGGTTTGGAAGATATATCTATGCTATTGGAGGAAATGAAGAAGCTACAAAACTTTCAGGAATAAATACTGTAAAATTTAAAACAATGGCATATATTTTAAGTGGTGTGTTTTCAGCGATTGCTGGAATAATAATTGCTTCAAGACTGTCATCGGCACAGCCTACAGCAGGGGACGGCTATGAACTGGATGCGATTGCGGCGGTAGTATTAGGAGGAACAAGCCTTTCAGGAGGAATAGGAACTGTAGGAGGGACATTGATAGGTGCGCTGATAATAGGGGTTTTATCTAATGCGCTTAACTTATTGAATGTTACGGCTTATTATCAGATGATAATAAAGGGACTGGTAATATTTATCGCTGTAATTATAGATATGAAATCAAATAAAAAATAA
- a CDS encoding osmolarity sensor protein EnvZ, translating into MLLSVGIYKEKKEKNFRMVILPSGKNKIGLTMYKDYGIISYLDKNNNEKIGEFIFWALNETDEKKIENEIDVEWHKKYFNYSSNLKIVNLYNNIGFQFFENKYSLLLMKKDGRGYSPFKDENGNIVEHIFLEKPTNLELGTKVMEMFEFKERYDGIIE; encoded by the coding sequence ATGTTATTATCAGTAGGAATATACAAAGAAAAGAAAGAAAAAAATTTTAGAATGGTAATATTACCATCAGGAAAAAATAAAATAGGATTAACTATGTACAAAGATTATGGAATAATTTCCTATCTAGATAAAAATAATAATGAAAAAATAGGAGAGTTTATATTTTGGGCATTAAATGAAACTGATGAGAAAAAAATTGAAAATGAAATTGATGTAGAATGGCATAAAAAATATTTTAATTATTCGTCTAATTTAAAAATTGTTAATTTATACAATAATATTGGATTTCAATTTTTTGAAAATAAGTATAGTTTGCTTTTAATGAAAAAAGATGGAAGAGGCTATTCACCTTTTAAAGACGAGAATGGAAATATAGTTGAACATATATTTCTAGAAAAACCAACAAATTTGGAATTGGGAACAAAAGTAATGGAAATGTTTGAGTTTAAAGAAAGATATGATGGAATTATAGAATAA
- the rbsA gene encoding ribose ABC transporter ATP-binding protein RbsA produces the protein MKEKLLELKGVTKTFPGVIALDNVDFRVYKGRIMALAGENGAGKSTLMKVITGIYTKDKGEIVYKGKNINFSGITDSIEAGIGIIHQELNLLPELSIMENIFLGREIVNSIGKIDYKVMKMETLTILEKLGVDYDPYTKVGKLSIAEQQMVEIAKVLSQNAKLIIMDEPTDALTEKETEKLFKIIKELKESGAGIVYISHRLKEIFEICDDITIFRDGKYIDEKEVSDIDENQLIELMVGRKLENYFPRDEIELGDEILEIKNISNKYVHDVSFKLKKGEILGISGLVGAGRTELCKTLMGSIKKDSGEIILNRKNLKINSEEEALKQHLFYVSEDRKKDGLILGMSVKENMSLSAIRRFENKFLKINFKKEEKLVDSYISKFKIKTPGMEQLIKNLSGGNQQKIAIGKALMTEPEILILDEPTRGIDVGAKRDIYLLINELKKTGISIILISSEMPEIIGLSDRILVMSNGKITAEFDRKEVTQEKLMKAAVVSL, from the coding sequence ATGAAAGAAAAATTATTGGAACTAAAGGGTGTAACTAAGACTTTTCCTGGAGTTATTGCTTTAGATAATGTTGATTTCAGAGTTTACAAAGGCAGAATAATGGCTTTAGCAGGAGAAAATGGTGCAGGAAAATCAACTTTAATGAAAGTGATAACAGGAATTTATACTAAAGATAAGGGTGAGATTGTTTACAAAGGCAAAAATATTAACTTTTCAGGAATAACAGATTCAATAGAAGCAGGGATAGGTATAATCCATCAGGAATTAAATCTGCTGCCTGAATTAAGTATTATGGAAAATATATTTTTAGGACGGGAAATAGTCAACTCTATTGGAAAAATAGATTATAAGGTAATGAAAATGGAAACTTTGACAATATTGGAAAAACTGGGAGTGGATTATGATCCTTATACAAAAGTAGGAAAACTAAGTATTGCAGAGCAGCAAATGGTAGAAATAGCCAAAGTGCTGTCTCAGAATGCAAAGCTCATAATAATGGACGAGCCTACAGATGCGCTGACTGAAAAGGAAACAGAAAAATTGTTCAAGATAATAAAAGAATTAAAAGAGTCAGGTGCAGGCATAGTTTATATTTCTCACAGACTTAAAGAAATTTTTGAAATATGTGATGACATTACAATATTTAGGGATGGTAAATATATAGACGAGAAAGAAGTTTCAGACATAGATGAAAATCAGTTAATAGAATTAATGGTTGGAAGAAAACTTGAAAACTATTTTCCAAGAGATGAAATAGAATTAGGAGATGAAATTTTAGAAATAAAAAATATTTCTAATAAGTATGTACATGACGTGAGTTTTAAGCTGAAAAAAGGAGAAATTTTAGGAATTTCAGGACTAGTAGGTGCAGGAAGAACTGAACTTTGCAAGACGTTAATGGGAAGTATAAAAAAAGATTCAGGTGAAATTATTTTAAACAGAAAAAATCTAAAAATAAATTCTGAAGAAGAAGCGTTGAAACAGCATTTGTTTTACGTTTCCGAAGATAGAAAAAAAGATGGATTAATACTGGGAATGAGTGTAAAGGAGAATATGTCCCTGTCTGCAATAAGAAGATTTGAAAATAAGTTCCTAAAAATTAATTTTAAAAAAGAAGAGAAATTAGTAGACAGCTATATTTCAAAATTTAAAATTAAAACTCCAGGGATGGAACAGCTGATAAAAAATCTAAGTGGAGGAAATCAACAGAAGATAGCTATTGGAAAAGCTCTTATGACAGAACCTGAAATACTTATTCTTGATGAGCCTACAAGAGGGATAGATGTGGGAGCTAAAAGAGATATTTATCTGCTGATTAATGAATTGAAGAAAACAGGAATTTCAATTATACTTATTTCTTCTGAAATGCCTGAAATAATTGGATTAAGTGACAGAATACTTGTAATGTCCAATGGAAAAATCACTGCAGAATTTGACAGAAAGGAAGTTACACAGGAAAAATTGATGAAGGCGGCAGTCGTATCATTATAA
- a CDS encoding LacI family DNA-binding transcriptional regulator — translation MKIQDIARLANVSVATVSRVINNNDNVREETKERINRIIKENNYYPNIIARNLSKKENNTIGIIIPDIKNLYFASIMDGIVNEANRRNLNIILGCSNENFELQAKYIELFIEQRVKGVIIAVTQNSYDKIDFFDQTSSKIPLVLIDRKIDKQMPGVFFENFYSVYGVVEKFIKHGKKKIGFLAGPQTISTAKERLDGYKKALKDNGIKYDKKLVLYGDFTLESGYNLGKEILEREIDAIYISNNSMTLGFLKVLKELNINSENIKIATFEDNEIIRFIDEKIVSYNMPFSELAKKSIEILESLLKNDTSNTTVEINL, via the coding sequence ATGAAAATACAGGATATAGCGAGACTGGCAAATGTTTCCGTTGCAACTGTCTCAAGAGTAATTAATAATAATGACAACGTAAGAGAAGAAACGAAGGAAAGAATAAATCGAATTATAAAGGAAAATAATTACTATCCTAACATAATTGCAAGAAATCTTTCTAAAAAGGAAAATAATACAATAGGGATAATAATTCCTGATATAAAAAACTTATATTTTGCAAGTATAATGGATGGAATAGTCAATGAAGCAAACAGAAGAAATTTAAATATTATTCTGGGATGTTCAAATGAAAACTTCGAATTACAGGCAAAATATATAGAATTATTCATAGAGCAGAGAGTTAAAGGGGTAATTATTGCAGTAACTCAGAATTCATACGATAAAATTGATTTTTTTGATCAGACATCTTCAAAAATACCATTAGTACTGATTGACAGAAAAATAGATAAACAGATGCCTGGAGTATTTTTTGAAAATTTTTATTCAGTTTACGGAGTTGTAGAAAAATTTATAAAACATGGAAAGAAAAAAATAGGATTTTTAGCGGGGCCTCAAACTATAAGTACAGCAAAGGAAAGATTAGATGGTTACAAAAAAGCCCTAAAAGATAATGGGATCAAGTATGACAAAAAATTAGTGCTTTATGGAGATTTTACGTTAGAAAGCGGCTATAATCTGGGAAAAGAAATTTTAGAAAGAGAAATAGATGCCATATATATTTCTAATAACTCAATGACATTAGGATTTTTAAAGGTTTTAAAAGAATTAAACATAAATTCTGAAAACATAAAGATTGCAACTTTTGAAGATAATGAAATCATAAGATTTATTGATGAGAAAATAGTGTCTTATAACATGCCTTTTTCAGAATTAGCTAAAAAAAGTATAGAAATATTGGAATCATTGCTGAAAAACGATACTTCAAATACAACAGTTGAAATAAACCTTTAA
- the rbsK gene encoding ribokinase, with the protein MKKALVIGSLNMDMTVKVEKLPKLGETIFGNEFYESCGGKGANQAVAVAKLGMETEMIGMVGKDSQGEKLIQNLTDNGVKADNVIKSDELTGRAIITVDKNGDNNIIVIPGSNFKITEKDIQNKINVIAENDIVILQNEIPLPVVEFCLLKAKELGKITVFNPAPATKLNDRIFHNTDYLILNETEMEEIFEIKISDEGYAEKMLHKKEEHRIKNIILTLGEKGCNFFDKNNKINKYGAYRVKAVDTTAAGDSFIGAFAMKICDSGDTEKAIKYATAVSAIVVTRQGAQSSIPTKDEIEEFVKKN; encoded by the coding sequence ATGAAAAAAGCACTTGTAATTGGAAGTTTAAATATGGATATGACTGTAAAGGTGGAAAAATTGCCTAAACTAGGAGAAACGATTTTTGGAAATGAATTTTACGAAAGTTGTGGAGGAAAAGGTGCAAATCAAGCTGTTGCAGTGGCTAAACTTGGGATGGAAACAGAAATGATAGGAATGGTAGGAAAGGACAGCCAAGGGGAAAAATTAATTCAAAACTTAACTGATAATGGAGTTAAAGCTGACAATGTCATTAAAAGTGATGAATTAACAGGAAGAGCAATAATAACGGTAGATAAAAATGGAGATAATAATATCATTGTTATTCCAGGAAGTAATTTCAAAATTACAGAAAAAGATATTCAGAATAAAATAAATGTAATAGCAGAAAACGACATAGTAATTTTACAAAATGAAATTCCTTTGCCTGTAGTTGAATTTTGTCTTCTGAAAGCCAAAGAACTTGGGAAAATCACAGTATTTAATCCAGCTCCCGCTACAAAATTAAATGATAGAATTTTTCATAACACAGATTATTTAATACTTAACGAAACTGAAATGGAAGAAATATTTGAAATAAAAATTTCCGATGAAGGATATGCTGAAAAAATGCTTCATAAAAAAGAAGAACACAGAATAAAAAATATTATTCTTACGTTAGGTGAAAAAGGCTGCAACTTTTTTGATAAAAATAATAAGATTAATAAGTATGGTGCATATAGGGTAAAAGCAGTAGATACAACAGCGGCAGGAGATTCCTTTATTGGAGCATTTGCCATGAAAATATGCGATTCCGGAGATACAGAAAAGGCAATAAAATATGCAACAGCAGTTTCAGCAATAGTTGTAACAAGACAGGGAGCACAAAGTTCAATTCCTACAAAAGATGAAATAGAAGAATTCGTTAAGAAAAATTAG
- a CDS encoding cob(I)yrinic acid a,c-diamide adenosyltransferase has product MKIYTKYGDEGFTRLAGGERVSKTHVRVEAYGTMDEVCSLLGVIVAEIREDEKLNSVLGEIREECENIQQQLFDCGSDLAVPEGLREYKQQIGDVEWLEQRMDEYILQLPKLECFVIPGGSKISSLFHMMRTSVRNLERKMIAVIEAGEGINKIGLQYINRLSDYFFVVACLVNLKLGFSETVYKKSKKIFRNSK; this is encoded by the coding sequence ATGAAAATATACACAAAATATGGTGACGAAGGTTTTACAAGACTTGCTGGCGGAGAACGTGTGAGCAAGACTCATGTGAGAGTGGAAGCGTATGGAACGATGGATGAAGTCTGTTCGCTGCTTGGAGTTATTGTGGCAGAAATTCGTGAAGATGAAAAATTAAATAGTGTGCTTGGGGAAATCCGTGAAGAATGTGAAAATATTCAGCAGCAGCTTTTTGACTGTGGAAGTGATTTGGCGGTACCTGAAGGCTTGCGGGAATACAAGCAGCAGATTGGTGATGTGGAGTGGCTTGAGCAGAGAATGGACGAGTATATTCTGCAATTGCCCAAATTAGAATGTTTTGTAATTCCAGGTGGAAGCAAAATTTCTAGCTTGTTTCATATGATGCGTACAAGTGTGCGTAATTTGGAGCGAAAGATGATTGCCGTAATTGAAGCAGGTGAAGGAATAAATAAAATTGGGCTTCAGTATATAAATAGACTTTCGGACTATTTTTTTGTAGTGGCTTGCCTTGTAAATTTAAAGTTGGGATTTAGTGAAACGGTTTATAAAAAGAGTAAAAAAATTTTTAGAAATAGTAAATAA
- the proC gene encoding pyrroline-5-carboxylate reductase, producing MKLGIIGAGNMGSSILKGVTASNFLENKNIAIFDLNKEKIEKLSKEYGVKKAKNENELAKESDILVLSVKPNIVPKVLEKIKNDLSEKTIVLSIAAGISINFIENIIGTDKKVIRTMPNTPAQVMEGMTAVSFNQNIQENEKSVIFKLLDSFGKSIEIEEKLMHAYTGISGSLPAYVYVFIEALADGGVLEGMPRNKAYEIIAQTVLGSAKMLLETKKHPGVLKDEVTSPGGTTIAALKVLEDGKFRGTVMEAVKACTEKSKEMAGE from the coding sequence ATGAAATTAGGAATTATTGGAGCAGGAAATATGGGAAGTTCTATATTGAAGGGAGTTACAGCTTCAAACTTTCTTGAAAATAAAAATATAGCTATTTTTGATTTAAATAAGGAAAAAATTGAAAAATTGTCAAAAGAATATGGTGTAAAAAAAGCGAAAAATGAAAATGAACTTGCAAAGGAAAGTGATATTCTCGTTCTTTCTGTAAAACCAAATATTGTTCCAAAAGTATTGGAGAAAATAAAAAATGATTTGTCGGAAAAAACGATTGTTTTATCAATTGCTGCTGGAATTAGCATTAATTTTATTGAAAATATTATTGGAACTGACAAAAAAGTTATTAGAACTATGCCAAATACGCCTGCTCAAGTAATGGAAGGAATGACGGCAGTTTCTTTTAATCAAAATATTCAGGAAAATGAAAAAAGTGTGATTTTTAAATTGCTAGACAGCTTTGGGAAAAGTATTGAAATTGAGGAAAAACTTATGCACGCTTATACCGGAATCAGTGGCTCTTTGCCAGCGTATGTTTACGTATTTATAGAAGCTCTTGCGGATGGCGGGGTACTGGAAGGAATGCCAAGAAACAAGGCATATGAGATTATCGCTCAAACAGTTTTGGGTTCAGCTAAAATGCTGCTTGAAACAAAAAAACATCCAGGAGTTTTAAAGGACGAGGTAACTTCTCCAGGAGGAACTACAATTGCCGCCTTGAAAGTGCTGGAAGATGGTAAATTTAGAGGAACTGTAATGGAAGCTGTTAAGGCTTGTACAGAAAAGTCAAAGGAAATGGCAGGGGAGTAA
- a CDS encoding ABC transporter permease: MELLEKDEEYIISLLEQGKKIDAIVFVKDKTGMTLKEAKDCIDKKINNEHYEKNISISEEDEKNLSSLINENKKLQTVAFLHKNKDMSLLEAKNYTDNLIFKKNIETNKANTDKQGYIFDEKLNLFVPNLARQKKARKIMLNIFLVLVVISLIQLIFLDRSSDIRMIILKYSILGILVFMITLPLVSLDIYNTENKLKILGNLELSDQFEVKAFVSNFDLFSNILLLLIFIIVIPIALVKTYKKGEYKDILYLILLIVFTIYGVYELLKMLKYKKYSLNISNKEITLLYNKNEIKSIKIENINFINFYTKEFKKGRKYNIPIIQILDRKKNIFAELDIKTSDYILLKKYFKKYEVLVDDEFNKI, encoded by the coding sequence GTGGAATTATTAGAAAAAGATGAGGAATATATTATTTCACTACTTGAACAAGGAAAAAAAATAGATGCTATTGTCTTTGTTAAAGATAAAACAGGAATGACTTTAAAAGAAGCTAAGGATTGTATTGATAAAAAAATCAATAATGAACACTATGAAAAAAATATATCTATTTCTGAAGAAGATGAAAAAAATTTATCTTCTTTGATTAATGAAAATAAAAAATTACAAACAGTTGCTTTTCTTCATAAAAATAAGGATATGTCTTTATTAGAAGCTAAAAATTATACAGATAATTTAATTTTTAAGAAAAACATTGAAACTAATAAAGCAAATACGGATAAACAGGGGTATATTTTTGATGAAAAATTGAATCTTTTTGTTCCAAATTTAGCAAGGCAAAAGAAAGCACGAAAAATAATGTTAAATATCTTTCTAGTACTTGTAGTTATTTCTTTAATTCAATTGATATTTTTAGATAGAAGTTCAGATATAAGAATGATAATTTTAAAATATTCTATCTTGGGTATTTTAGTTTTTATGATAACTTTACCTCTAGTTAGCTTAGATATCTATAATACAGAAAATAAATTAAAAATTCTTGGAAATTTAGAACTTTCAGATCAATTTGAAGTTAAAGCTTTCGTTAGTAATTTTGATTTATTTTCGAATATTTTGTTACTTCTTATATTTATTATTGTGATACCTATTGCTCTTGTTAAGACATATAAGAAAGGGGAATATAAAGATATTCTTTATCTTATTCTATTGATTGTTTTCACAATTTATGGAGTTTATGAGCTTTTAAAAATGCTTAAGTATAAAAAATATTCGTTAAATATAAGTAATAAAGAGATTACTCTGTTATATAATAAAAATGAAATAAAATCTATAAAAATTGAGAACATAAATTTTATTAATTTCTATACTAAAGAATTTAAGAAAGGAAGAAAGTATAATATTCCTATTATTCAAATTTTAGATAGAAAAAAGAATATATTTGCTGAGCTAGATATAAAAACAAGTGATTATATTTTATTGAAAAAGTATTTCAAAAAATATGAAGTATTAGTAGACGATGAGTTTAATAAGATTTAA
- a CDS encoding M20 family metallopeptidase: MDSRGINEFIKENVDKIYDEMVKVRRVIHENPELGDEEFETSKFIKNFLMENGIEFSEIINTGVVATIYNDKQNMENKTVATRADIDALPILEENEVEYKSKNIGKMHACGHDAHTTIQLGAAKILADNKDKWHGTVRFFFQPAEETTGGADRMIKNGALKFESDKNRKIDAFFALHMAPEIELGKIGIKYGKAHASSARIHLTINGTSAHAALPHKGVDAILIGAKVMEYLQSIVSRRIDPREEAVITIGAFNGGFADNVVCDKVEMRGTARTMSEETRTFIIETIEKDLPKFVESLGGTANVDVKRGYAPVINNEEMTKKVENNIVDLYGENALELIKQPRMDVEDVSYFLNEIPGCFFRLGTRVEEKGLIYDLHHPKFNIDEESLKIGMGLQLKNILEYLK; encoded by the coding sequence ATGGATTCACGAGGAATAAATGAGTTTATAAAAGAAAATGTTGATAAAATTTATGATGAAATGGTAAAAGTCAGAAGAGTTATTCATGAAAATCCTGAACTTGGGGATGAAGAATTTGAAACAAGTAAATTTATAAAAAATTTTTTAATGGAAAATGGAATTGAATTTTCTGAGATTATAAATACAGGAGTTGTTGCGACAATTTATAATGATAAGCAAAATATGGAAAATAAGACAGTTGCAACTCGTGCAGATATTGATGCATTGCCAATTTTGGAAGAAAATGAAGTTGAATATAAGTCAAAAAATATTGGGAAAATGCACGCTTGCGGACACGATGCACATACAACTATTCAGCTTGGAGCAGCAAAAATTTTGGCAGATAATAAGGATAAGTGGCATGGAACTGTGAGATTTTTCTTCCAGCCAGCGGAAGAAACAACTGGCGGTGCAGATAGAATGATAAAAAATGGAGCATTAAAATTTGAAAGTGATAAAAATCGAAAAATAGATGCATTTTTTGCATTGCACATGGCTCCAGAAATAGAACTTGGAAAAATTGGAATAAAATATGGAAAGGCACACGCTTCGTCAGCAAGAATACACCTTACGATAAATGGTACTTCTGCTCATGCTGCATTACCGCACAAAGGAGTCGATGCAATTTTAATCGGAGCAAAAGTTATGGAATACTTGCAGTCAATAGTAAGCAGAAGAATTGATCCAAGAGAAGAAGCTGTGATTACAATTGGAGCATTCAACGGAGGCTTTGCTGATAACGTAGTCTGCGATAAAGTGGAAATGAGAGGGACTGCAAGAACAATGTCCGAAGAAACAAGAACATTTATAATTGAAACAATTGAAAAAGACTTGCCTAAATTTGTAGAATCACTAGGCGGAACAGCAAATGTAGATGTCAAGCGTGGCTATGCTCCTGTAATTAACAACGAAGAAATGACAAAAAAAGTAGAAAACAATATTGTTGATTTATACGGTGAAAATGCTCTGGAATTAATAAAACAGCCTAGAATGGATGTTGAAGATGTTAGTTATTTCCTAAATGAAATTCCTGGATGTTTTTTTAGACTGGGAACAAGAGTGGAAGAAAAAGGTTTAATCTATGATTTGCACCATCCAAAATTTAATATTGATGAGGAAAGTTTAAAAATCGGAATGGGATTGCAATTGAAAAATATTTTAGAATATTTAAAATAA
- a CDS encoding oligoendopeptidase, whose protein sequence is MKKNILLKFMLLIGTLLSFTLNAGNKENFNNFEKFSFRMSNNPDYISYRIITGNGDKYPVQLNVGNYLAFMPSRYAAVNVYEFLSDTLKKDFKIIKINKKGKITDQSKIIKYSANDFFLNYKDNVDFEKAELKSLGMVFAGVKNVGTGEYKITAYGNKGISGGIDSKGLNWLNLAFIPTNSAFYIKMTSDKSLVWSPNRDYNSIQYTFSVENEKIVAVDKKGKHYLTIYQKGDSLFVDMKKYNLEFRINQAENQLEYWINHKLKYVEKYQIM, encoded by the coding sequence ATGAAAAAAAATATATTATTAAAATTTATGCTGTTAATCGGAACTTTGTTAAGTTTCACATTAAATGCTGGAAATAAGGAAAATTTTAACAATTTTGAAAAATTTTCATTCAGGATGTCAAATAATCCAGATTATATAAGCTACAGAATAATAACAGGCAATGGAGATAAGTATCCTGTGCAGCTGAATGTGGGAAACTATCTGGCTTTTATGCCTTCGAGATATGCAGCAGTCAATGTTTATGAATTTTTATCTGATACCTTGAAAAAAGATTTTAAAATTATAAAAATAAATAAAAAGGGAAAAATAACGGATCAGTCTAAAATTATAAAATATTCTGCAAATGATTTTTTTCTAAACTATAAAGATAACGTGGATTTTGAAAAAGCTGAACTAAAGTCGCTAGGAATGGTGTTTGCAGGAGTAAAAAATGTAGGAACAGGAGAATACAAGATAACTGCTTATGGGAACAAGGGAATTTCTGGAGGAATTGACAGTAAAGGGCTAAATTGGTTAAACTTGGCGTTTATTCCGACGAATTCAGCATTTTATATAAAAATGACTAGCGATAAAAGTTTAGTGTGGAGTCCAAATCGTGATTATAACAGTATTCAATACACATTTTCAGTTGAGAATGAAAAAATAGTAGCCGTGGATAAAAAAGGAAAGCATTACTTAACTATCTATCAAAAGGGTGATTCTCTATTTGTCGATATGAAAAAATATAATCTTGAATTCCGTATAAATCAAGCTGAAAATCAGTTAGAATATTGGATAAATCATAAGTTAAAATATGTAGAAAAATATCAGATTATGTAA
- the rbsD gene encoding D-ribose pyranase: MKKSLLLNSEISYVISKLGHTDTITIGDAGLPIPEGVERIDLSVSKGIPNFMPVLEAVVSELEVEEVTIAEELENASENSKKIYHEIMKLFGDRDIKINFISHEKFKEAVKKSKAVIRTGEFTPYANIILQSGVVF, from the coding sequence ATGAAAAAAAGTTTATTGTTAAATTCCGAAATATCATATGTAATTTCAAAACTGGGACATACAGATACAATAACAATAGGAGATGCAGGGCTGCCTATTCCCGAAGGAGTAGAAAGAATTGACTTATCTGTATCTAAAGGTATTCCTAATTTTATGCCAGTTTTGGAAGCAGTCGTTTCAGAACTTGAAGTAGAAGAAGTTACAATAGCTGAAGAGCTTGAAAATGCTTCGGAAAATAGCAAAAAAATATATCATGAAATAATGAAACTGTTTGGAGACAGGGATATTAAAATTAATTTTATTTCTCACGAAAAATTTAAAGAAGCTGTAAAAAAATCAAAAGCAGTTATCAGGACAGGAGAATTTACTCCTTATGCTAATATTATATTACAGTCGGGAGTAGTATTTTAA
- the rbsB gene encoding ribose ABC transporter substrate-binding protein RbsB, with the protein MKKIILSVLLFVLLFACGNKSGGNGKSKKIGVVLSTLNNPFFVTLKEGIEEKAKELNYELIIIDSQDDSAKELSSVEDLVTKGVDLILINPTDSDAVGNAIKIANEAKIPVVTLDRAANSGEVVAHVASDNVKGGEMAGNFIIEKLGGKGKVVELEGIAGTTAARERGEGFNKAVNGKLEIVAKQTADFDRTKGLSVMENILQAQPEIQAVFAHNDEMALGALKAIEASKRNIIIVGFDAIEDAVKAVQDGKLSATVAQQPKLIGIFGVETASKILNGEKVEKNIPVELKLVTK; encoded by the coding sequence ATGAAAAAAATAATTTTATCTGTTTTATTATTTGTATTGCTTTTTGCATGCGGAAATAAATCTGGAGGAAATGGGAAAAGTAAAAAAATTGGTGTAGTTCTTTCAACTCTTAATAATCCTTTTTTCGTTACGTTAAAGGAAGGGATTGAAGAAAAAGCAAAAGAACTGAATTATGAACTGATAATCATTGATTCACAGGATGATTCGGCTAAAGAATTATCAAGTGTTGAAGATTTGGTTACAAAAGGCGTGGATTTAATATTAATTAATCCTACAGATTCAGATGCAGTTGGAAATGCCATCAAAATAGCCAATGAGGCTAAAATTCCTGTAGTAACTCTAGATAGAGCGGCAAACAGCGGAGAAGTAGTAGCTCACGTTGCTTCTGACAATGTAAAGGGTGGAGAAATGGCAGGAAACTTTATTATTGAAAAATTAGGTGGAAAAGGAAAAGTAGTTGAATTGGAAGGTATTGCAGGAACAACAGCGGCAAGAGAACGTGGAGAAGGTTTTAATAAGGCTGTAAATGGAAAATTAGAAATAGTGGCAAAACAGACAGCAGACTTTGACAGAACGAAAGGGCTGTCAGTTATGGAAAATATATTGCAGGCACAGCCTGAAATACAGGCAGTTTTTGCCCATAATGATGAAATGGCATTAGGTGCTTTAAAAGCGATTGAAGCTTCTAAAAGAAATATTATTATTGTAGGATTTGATGCGATTGAAGATGCTGTAAAGGCAGTGCAGGATGGAAAACTGAGTGCAACAGTAGCTCAACAGCCTAAATTGATTGGAATTTTCGGAGTAGAAACAGCTTCAAAAATTTTAAATGGAGAAAAAGTTGAAAAAAATATTCCTGTTGAATTAAAATTAGTTACAAAATAA